The DNA segment CTCATAGCGGTGTTTCAAGTTGTGTTTGTGCTGGTGCTTCTTCACTTCCATGGGCGCCGTGGCGCTCGGTGCCGCTCCAACCGCCTCCATGTCTGGGTGTCTGCCCAGCCTCGGGGACTGCTCTCCGGCACGGTGGCCGCTGGAAGCCGCGTCCCGCAGACAGCCGAGCTCGGAGCGGTCGTTGGTGCTCATTGCGCCTCTGCTATCCGCCTCACGTCTGCCCATCCTCTCTGCGCACTGTGCGCACCTGTCAGCTGGGACTGGATCCCCTAAATACTTTGAGCTCTGAACAAAAGCAGCCACAGCGCTTGTTAGTGACCAAGCAGTTGCCCATATAGAGCGTTATCAAAGCCACAAACTAGTCTTAAACATGGGcaaatccaaaaaagaaccATCCGATCAATTCAAGCAGCCGCTGTACACTCCTCCTTCGCCCTCTCCtcaaaaacacagcaacaggagCGATGGGAACCACATGGTCCGGAGCGATGGGTGGAGCCTCCTCATTCCTAAAGCGGCTCTCATAGCAACATCCCGGCGACGCACACACTCATTTGGGATCATTTTGGGTTTTCCGAGGGCTCCTATTTGACCGGCTCAACAGcgggagagaggggaagaaggcACGTATGGAATGTCATGCGGGTCAGACACTCACCCTAAATCCACCACTTCAGTCAGACATGTTTGTTGATGCTTTGCCATGCGGTGAGcccaggaaaaaaataaatccttGACATTTTGAAGAAACTGGGAGGAAGCAGAGACTTTGAAGTCAGAGAGAAAGAGTAATGGTGGCTAGTGAGACTGCACGATTTAAGTCATCTTTTGTATTTAAAACCCACATAATAAAGACACATGAAAGGGTTATGATCTATGGAGAGGCAACTTAACCAATATCAGTTTATAAAGACCATGCAAAAAGTCATCATGGGATTAcagcatgggcggattatgagagtgtgggcccctgggcacagatgtgcaaaaggccccaccacctctcctacacaggagcaagacacacagactttgtgctcattttgtttctcctcCTGGTTgctttgcccctttttgtagttatttttgtctctttgcatttcctttgcatctctttgtggtcagtttgtccccgtttccactgagcagtacggttcagttcagttcggtttgctttttttctgtttgcactgtgaaaagttgtggatggtaccaatggatccCTTCcataccatccccatttttggtcccccctctgttggggtacctagcacacagatctggtactaaaaggtggagctgtgaacactgcagtctgttgattggtcaagagaggacagtcactctgctcagggctgagttgaggctggttttgaggctcatgtaaccactgttcatactgtggagagttttatttgcagactgcaactaTAAAAtataaggatgttttgctgcctcttgcagcagctggagtctgagaaaaaataacttaattcactgagcCGACTGccagcgacttttaaggtggaacatttacttgtaatgttactcagtgtatGAATTGacaacatgaatccatcagcacaccttaaatttcactgtgaaaacTTTGAACATtacagtttttatatgacatacactttcagtaatgagtggatcttcaagaatttaaaattatatattaatttcgaccggattatattctaatcctcacttggctAAACTAAATgcactagtctgagtgggcggaagttcgctgcatagatcagcctctcattgggcagaacgagccacccgctgaagtcccgccctaccacctccggttgtgtagtagttttcaaccgttttaaacacgtcctttactaacttttgcggtgtttgatcttggggggatgtagccatttttctgccatggttcgtgtcctgtaggcaatatttttgtgggcgtgttacaccaaaacctgtttcccccggcaatatttttgcaagtgcacccttgctgtggcaccgcccagaacgattgtgattggttgaagcagccggggcattttttttctccaatcttaaagtgagagtcggcccagccagacctttctttttttgagaaaggtctggtgagcgagaccaaaatgcacaaacccgctatttttaaatatcccatggagagagactctcactgcagcctgtgttATTTTGCTCTGAAATGATGGTGTGCAGCCTCaatctgtggacgataaatgaggtgcagactgataatggaggaaatacagtgaatgCTGgaaggagcagtgagtgacaacaaccccgcccgcatttaagagtactgtttgcagtggaaacactagggtctaggtaccatgtctgaagggttacttttggttacCACACTGAAGGTGCTTGGATGAAACCTTGCTTTTGAGTTTCTTTGTGGTCGGTCGCATTAATGTGAGTGTAATATGTGTGGAGGGGTGCTGACGCTTTTGGCCTCTGGACCTCAGTAACACATCCATGAATTACAGGACAACTATACAACAAGAATTACTtgggtttattatttattatgcctaaaaatgtcagtgtaacACTCAATCAACCACTTATTTGTGCTTTATCAGTCATAAGCTTTTATAAGGATAAAAAGTGATTCCTGTTCAATTTACTACAATTATTTTGCAACAGAACTTGGGTGCTTTTGAATGTGGGAGTcacttaaatgttttaaaaagaaagataCTCTCCATCTTCAAAGACAAATCTCCATGTGAGTGAACAATAGAGATCTCTATCCTATTCTATCATTCCTTCAGATGGCAGTACagtcaaaaagtaaaaaaaaatcttcataggatttagtgacatctagcatGAGGACTGCAGTTTGCAACCAGGTGGaacttctcccgtgtgccaagcATAAACTCCTGCTGAGAAGTCCTGagaaggaggtttttaccaggagccgtgTTATCCAAAGAGGTCACTTCCTCTCCAAAGCAAATTGACCTGGGGATTTAAAGTggtcgcagaggggctgctaactatggtggccgacaCAAAAACGtgaatgaccctatctagagccagtgtttggtttgtccattctgggctactgtagaaacatggtggtgcaacatggtggactccttAGATGAGGGCCTGCTCCCATTGTAGACATAGTTCATTCtacagtaatgaaaacatgatgtttttttattttcaggtgaatgcacactgaagaaaacatacttattatattatattccattcctgCCAAAATATCccccaaaatcctacacactgagaTTTTAAAGGACAAAACAAGCTAATTTGAAATTCCTCACCTCAAATGTTGgaccagaaaaaaatgacagtatCGGTAATTTGCTCAAATGCTAAAgaaataattatatttttgggAATATACTCATTCACATCCTTGCTCAGAATTAGAATGGAAGGTCGATCTACCTCTCAACAAGCACATTTCCCAAATTggcaaactattcctttaaaacaccaaaaagGTTACGTGACAATCAACCTCTTGTGGTCACATGATCCAGGACAGTTGTCTGTCAGAAGTAAAGGTGGAGGAAGTTTGCATCCTGCCTCCTGTGAAAAGCCAGCGGTGACAGTGACCACAATCTTTTTCTACTCTTACCCAGATAGTTTAAATTACCTAAACTGTGCTGAGCTTTTTATATGAATAGTTTTTAGAATGAAAGGTAAGATCTGCATTTTTGTTCCCATTTGTTACatatgggaacaacaatttctgAAAATGGTCCAGCATTGAGTGAGACTGCTGCAGATGGCAgcggcaaaacaggctgcagtgtaaccactcggGGCATGTTCGCATCGTCAATTTATGTTCACTATAAGTTCTTGTTTTTGCCgatgacaggctcagattgttgttcTATGTGTCTCACAATTTATGGAAagcatccctacagagacaggccTTTTGTGAATGAGTAGGGTCctctttgtttaaccagaaaaagcCCCGAAATCACCATTGCCATtaccaccagactccatttaaataaacagtaattttagcatgtatagagccagcataatTTTACATCTAACTGGTTGAAGTAGGGGTGTATATCAACcgaaccagagttggtgattgttggaaaagcagaaagacaaaccaagacggCTTTTGTAAGTTTCATTTCGTTTTCGTCGACTTTCACTGAAATGTgtttaacaataataaaattatatattttttaaatggagtctggtgggtttggcgactGCACTTTcagagctgtttctggttaaacaaaaagactCTTACTCTTAGAGAAAAAGGTCTTTCTCTGTGGTGATCCTTTTCAAaaattgtcagacacttataagaacaatctgagcctgtcagggCAAAAAGAAGCACTTTTAGATGATGTCAATTGATGGTGCGAACATGCCCTGAGtgggttacactgcagcctgtttcactgcctCCGGCTGCAGCAGTCTCACTCAGTACTAACCACTTTGACACAAAACATAAGAAAATAGGGTGTAAAAACTTACTCTTTAAAAGAACACCATTGTCTTTTTTGGGAAATCCTCAAGTACACCCTGACTTCACATGTATATTGACCTTGCTGTTGATACATGTGATACCAGATATCAAGCCCACTTTTGATAAAGCTGTACGAGATTAAGAGGACAGCTCATTTCCCACACACCCTGTCTCCATGCGTTGTTGCTCAGAGTCAGGATGAGATGAATTAGGGTGTGAAGAGGTCTCGAGGATTGAGGTTAGCCACCAGACAGACATCATAACTGTCATGCACGGCTGCTCGTCTTTCCACCACCGTCCACACATTGTCCGCAGGGTCCAGCTCCAAAATCTCCTTGGTGATGATCTCATGACGGCCTGCAGTCGTGATAGAAAGTATGTAAGTTATGGCTGACCGAAATCTAATTTCCACACAGATACTGCCTCATTAGTTAGATGGCATTCCCTAACTCTGATGCCGACACAAagtgtgtcttgtttttgtgCAAAGGTCATTTCACCATTAAGTTAAACTTATTGGGGGGCAGTTCTTTAGGAGACCACGCAAAACAAGCTGTAaatcaaagcaaacaaacaaaaaaaatcactaacCGGCCCCCTTGTAGTATCCACAGAGGTAGAGTTTGCCCTCCAGCGCTCCTACATTGGAGGCATTGGTTCGGAGGGCAAGCAGAGAAGTGGGCAGAGTTGGCCCTGCCCTCCAGGTGTCTGTATCCGGGTTATAGATCTCCACAGAGCTAAGACAACGTCGTGATTGCCCACGGTCCTCTCCATCACATCCTATaccacctgaacacacacacacacacaagccattCAGGATCATTATCATCTCTTGTGTGGAGCAAAATTGTAGGAATACAGTCGCAGTGTGTCCGGTAGTCTGACCTAATACGTAGATTTCTCCATTGAGTACAGCCGTACCGCAGCGGTATCTGGAGTACTTCATCCTGGCACACTCAGTCCACCTGTCCTTGCCAGGGTCATACTGAAACACACGGTTACTCAGCTTGTCAGGCTCATCATCTGGCTGATGCTGAGCGTGGAGGAGAGAGAGttggaaggaaggaggagggaaaaGATGGGAAATTGAGGTGAGAGATGAGAAGCAGCGGAGGAGAATCAGTGACAGACTGAGAGGGCAAACGTTATATTCAACCTTTTACTAACATGAAATCATTGAGTTGCTTTAAAGCCACTGGGTGCAGGAATTTGTGAATTTGTGATTGTAACACAATTTGATTTGGGAGTTTTGGGGGTTAATTTCCCCCCAGGATAtttagagcatgtgcatttgcaaaaacatgaaattcTCTTAATAtcacaactttttcttttttttcagcatcCAGTCAGTCTACTACCCATTGTCATTGCATGAGTATTTTTCCATAGATGCAcaggtgtgtgtacctgtggtgTCCAGCCCCCCAGCACATAGAGATGCTCCTTCAGGCTGACGGTGCAGTGGCAGGCTAAGGGTAGAGGCAGAGAGGCGAAGCTCAGCCAGCTGCCTCCTCTCTTCAGCGACCATCTCTCCACGCTGTCTGTGATGATATAGTGATTACGCACTTTTATCTGGCCTCCTGTCATATACAGGGAATCACCTAGCAGCCCTAAAGCGTACATGTCCCTGTGTGCTGTCGAGCACAGCTCCACCCAGCTGTTCTCCTCTGAATTATCGTATCTGgaacataaacaaacattttagatCTGGTTTTCAATGCAATGACATTTAAAGAGAATGTATTTCTCATATGTGACCCCCCCCACACACCTGTAGACATCCAGCTTCTTCTTCCTGTGTTGGTCTTCTGTCTCTATGGCCACCACTATGTTGTTGTCTCGAGTCACTGCCCCAGCTGTGATCTGCCCCCTACCTCCACAGCCCCTCAGTGGAGAAGGGATGTAGTAAGTCCTTCTAACACTGGGGGCAAAGCAAAAACTGAGGTCAGCATGTCCTCCACGGCGGGCAGGCACCCCCTCCTCATCCACCCCACCCAAGCAGAGCAGCAGGTCAGTGGTCTCCATGCCGTAACGGAGCGCCGGCCGAGGTGGAGCTGACGTCTCACAGAGACCTGAGGTCTGTAGAGCAGCGTCAATCATCCCAAAGCACTCAGCATCCCTCAGCAACACCTGGAGGATTCATTTAAAGGCACAGAAGTCTGATAATCTACCAATCCTTTGATAAATGTGAATAAGAAGTCTTGACTTTTATTATTTGTCCCTTTCCTCCCTTTCCTCTCTCACCGGGTTTCTCCTCCTGGCTTTACGGAGGAATCCAGGGTCCACAAGTTCTAGCCGGACACGCCTGAGTAAATCCACAGCCTGGGCTTCACTCTGCGAGTCCCCCCTTCGCCTCTCCACCCAACGCAGCACCAGCTCCAGCACAACCTCCTCCTGTGATATGTTGAGGTCATCTGAACCCAGCAGATCCCCAAGACTTTGGGCATCCAGCTCCAGCACTTCTTCTTCCTCACAAACCTAAAGACAGTCACAGCGGGGAAACAAAGGGGAGTAAACCACAGCAATGACTgagttaaaaagaaagagtatGTAGTGGATGGTAGCAAAGAGTaataaaccaaaccaaaacactgTAATTCCCAAAATGTCTCAACACCTGTGCCTGACTGTGCAAAAGAAGAGCAAGTGATTTCTGCCACCTAGTGGCATCATCAAGTAGCTGAAAAACAAGTCAGAGAGAGAAGCTAAAATGTCATGCAGACAGAGAGCACCATTCAAGCGTTGTTTAGTGGAGCAACAGATCATCTGCTCTGAGCCTTTAAAGCTGTAGATGGTAACTTTTATATAAAATAACTATTTTCACATTTGCTTAAACACACAGCACTACACGAGACAGATAatccatttaaaaaatcattctCCTCTGCCTATGGCCCCTACTGcatgtgaacaaaaacaaccagtcagagctgagAAGTCTCTCATGTTAGTGTGAGTCATGTCAATCGTGGCTCATTAGCTGTGGTCAGaccaaactaggcagcgctgatcaaatatgagtcaagattctgttactgcgctgcctatttctcaccacggatgttttcagaaacatattttagtgcagtgtttagctgtaaaatgagaacgtttGTTCCGACCGGTGGgcagtgaaagtaaaaatgGTGACAGAACAATTTTTGTTAAGTCTGCAGTAACGCTGAGGACCACTGAGGGGTCACAGACCCTTGACTTATGGCTCGAATTGGATGAATATCTTAAACTACTAATAATGAATGCCCCACCTGTGCAAAGTGTTGGCAAAGGTATCTCAAGGCACAGTCGGCCAGACCAGTGGCCCCCAGGTCTCTGGCCCAGTGGTAAAGACCGACACAGTTGGAGGGGTCCATCCGGGCCTCCATGTGGCTCTGACACAACCTGAGGCAGT comes from the Epinephelus lanceolatus isolate andai-2023 chromosome 8, ASM4190304v1, whole genome shotgun sequence genome and includes:
- the LOC117257942 gene encoding kelch repeat and BTB domain-containing protein 12-like, which encodes MDDPELDSAQAEHGSLLLRQLERMRAAEELTDVVLLAEGIPFACHKVVLSAFSPYFQAMFTCGLKETRGGEVPLRDTPAKSLELLLDYMYRAELPLSNDNIQGVAAAAFLLHVDGAFRLCQSHMEARMDPSNCVGLYHWARDLGATGLADCALRYLCQHFAQVCEEEEVLELDAQSLGDLLGSDDLNISQEEVVLELVLRWVERRRGDSQSEAQAVDLLRRVRLELVDPGFLRKARRRNPVLLRDAECFGMIDAALQTSGLCETSAPPRPALRYGMETTDLLLCLGGVDEEGVPARRGGHADLSFCFAPSVRRTYYIPSPLRGCGGRGQITAGAVTRDNNIVVAIETEDQHRKKKLDVYRYDNSEENSWVELCSTAHRDMYALGLLGDSLYMTGGQIKVRNHYIITDSVERWSLKRGGSWLSFASLPLPLACHCTVSLKEHLYVLGGWTPQHQPDDEPDKLSNRVFQYDPGKDRWTECARMKYSRYRCGTAVLNGEIYVLGGIGCDGEDRGQSRRCLSSVEIYNPDTDTWRAGPTLPTSLLALRTNASNVGALEGKLYLCGYYKGAGRHEIITKEILELDPADNVWTVVERRAAVHDSYDVCLVANLNPRDLFTP